A window of Infirmifilum lucidum contains these coding sequences:
- a CDS encoding AIR synthase family protein, which yields MSLPIGKLPYSELRKLLSVISRPDPSVILGPGVGEDAALIDLGDRVLVVHSDPITGAVERIGWYSVHVSANDVATRGARPRWLTTVILLPEGSTPAYALGIARQAREAADEIGAVVIGGHTEVTPGLGRPIVVSTAFGVAEKGRVVSTANARPGDVLVLTKGAGVEGTAILAAEFGDRLAGRVSEDTLERAKLFVRELSVVREAMLAVEVGGVHAMHDATEGGVLGAVQEMAIASGLSAVVFEEQVPVRAETAEICRVLGCDPLRLISSGSLLIAVEPSRAERLLGVLSEAGVPAATIGRLERGEGLTLVRKGGVEEKILEPVTDELWRLLSQG from the coding sequence TTGTCTCTCCCAATAGGCAAGCTCCCCTATAGCGAGCTCAGGAAGCTTCTTTCTGTCATCTCCAGGCCAGACCCCTCGGTCATCCTCGGCCCAGGCGTGGGGGAGGACGCGGCCCTAATAGACCTCGGGGACCGCGTCCTCGTGGTGCACTCAGACCCTATAACTGGCGCCGTAGAGAGGATAGGCTGGTACTCTGTACACGTCTCCGCAAACGACGTCGCGACTAGGGGTGCCAGGCCCAGGTGGCTTACAACGGTAATCCTGCTACCCGAGGGTTCCACACCAGCGTACGCGCTCGGGATAGCGAGGCAGGCCAGGGAGGCTGCTGACGAGATAGGAGCAGTGGTTATTGGAGGCCACACAGAGGTCACCCCTGGTCTAGGCAGGCCTATAGTCGTGTCGACGGCATTCGGCGTCGCCGAGAAGGGGAGAGTGGTCTCCACGGCCAACGCCCGGCCAGGCGACGTGCTCGTGCTCACGAAGGGGGCTGGAGTCGAGGGCACCGCTATTCTCGCAGCCGAGTTCGGGGACAGGCTCGCGGGAAGAGTCAGCGAGGACACGCTCGAGAGGGCGAAGCTGTTCGTTCGGGAGCTCAGCGTCGTGCGCGAGGCAATGCTCGCTGTAGAGGTGGGGGGAGTCCACGCGATGCATGACGCGACCGAAGGTGGGGTACTCGGCGCAGTGCAGGAGATGGCTATTGCGTCGGGGCTCTCGGCTGTAGTCTTCGAGGAGCAGGTGCCGGTCAGGGCCGAGACCGCCGAGATCTGCCGCGTACTCGGTTGCGATCCTCTCAGGCTGATAAGCTCGGGGTCTCTGCTCATTGCCGTCGAACCCAGCCGTGCCGAGAGACTTCTCGGAGTGCTCTCGGAGGCCGGGGTGCCAGCAGCGACTATAGGGCGCCTCGAGAGGGGTGAGGGGCTTACCCTTGTCAGGAAGGGTGGAGTGGAGGAAAAGATCTTGGAGCCCGTAACGGACGAGCTCTGGAGGCTCCTATCGCAGGGCTAG
- a CDS encoding ECF transporter S component, with translation MRARRAVLVAESSVMAALTAVATMIVQIPVPETRGYINLGDTMVMLSGVLFGPLVGAVAGGVGSALADVLSGYSWWAPFTLVIKGLEGFVVGLIAQKGGRLRTLAGCALGGAIMVLGYFAVEYVLYGAGAFAELPGNVFQALAGIAVASTVGPAVKRALKGA, from the coding sequence ATGAGGGCTAGAAGAGCTGTGCTCGTAGCTGAGTCTAGCGTGATGGCCGCTCTCACGGCTGTCGCCACGATGATAGTCCAGATCCCGGTGCCCGAGACGCGCGGCTACATAAACCTCGGCGACACAATGGTCATGCTCTCCGGCGTTCTATTCGGCCCCCTGGTTGGGGCCGTGGCTGGGGGCGTCGGGTCGGCTCTAGCCGACGTGCTCTCGGGCTACTCCTGGTGGGCCCCCTTCACGCTCGTGATTAAGGGCTTGGAGGGCTTCGTTGTTGGCCTCATAGCGCAGAAGGGTGGTAGGTTGAGGACGCTGGCAGGCTGTGCGCTCGGAGGAGCTATAATGGTTCTGGGCTACTTTGCTGTAGAGTATGTCCTGTACGGCGCTGGGGCTTTTGCAGAGCTACCGGGGAACGTATTCCAGGCGCTTGCAGGCATCGCTGTGGCCAGCACTGTTGGTCCCGCGGTTAAGAGGGCTCTCAAGGGGGCGTGA
- a CDS encoding HEPN domain-containing protein: MGSWERWVDWLEDAEDDLAAARELFRVGRYAKVCFLAQQAAEKALKALLMKRLGVYERTHSIAALIERVRRSVDVPGDLLDYGELLDRYYVPSRYPNAWPSGSPSRRLKESDARAALEAAVRILEYVKGNIQA, translated from the coding sequence ATGGGTAGCTGGGAGCGCTGGGTCGACTGGCTGGAAGATGCCGAGGACGACTTAGCCGCCGCGCGGGAGCTCTTCAGAGTCGGCAGGTACGCGAAGGTGTGCTTCCTAGCCCAGCAGGCCGCCGAGAAGGCTCTCAAAGCCCTCCTAATGAAGAGGTTGGGCGTTTACGAGAGAACGCACAGTATAGCCGCGCTAATAGAGAGGGTCAGGCGCTCTGTGGACGTGCCAGGCGACTTACTCGACTACGGCGAGTTACTGGACAGGTACTACGTGCCCTCCAGGTACCCTAACGCGTGGCCGTCGGGCTCCCCGAGCAGGCGCCTCAAGGAGAGCGACGCCAGAGCAGCCCTCGAGGCTGCGGTGAGGATCCTTGAGTACGTCAAGGGGAATATACAGGCTTAA
- a CDS encoding nucleotidyltransferase domain-containing protein yields MSTSRGIYRLKELNPSLDVGELSVLLGSLSSGALSITVYGSAARGKYVRGLSDVDVLVVTAGEPPCRARTFGLSLGDVNVVYMSREEFCGALTLGNQIALEAVSAGVVVFGEDPKNLCGNPPEQEKSPPVGLTPTTCGRH; encoded by the coding sequence TTGAGTACGTCAAGGGGAATATACAGGCTTAAGGAGCTAAACCCGTCTCTCGACGTCGGCGAGCTCTCCGTGCTGCTCGGATCCCTCTCCTCGGGAGCGCTCTCGATAACAGTCTATGGCTCAGCCGCTAGGGGCAAGTACGTGCGCGGGCTCAGCGACGTCGACGTGTTGGTGGTGACGGCCGGAGAGCCCCCCTGCAGGGCCAGAACCTTTGGCCTATCACTCGGCGACGTGAACGTGGTGTACATGTCCAGGGAGGAGTTCTGTGGGGCCCTCACCTTAGGGAACCAGATAGCCCTAGAAGCTGTCTCTGCGGGGGTGGTTGTATTTGGGGAAGACCCCAAGAACCTGTGTGGGAACCCACCGGAACAAGAGAAGTCTCCACCCGTGGGGTTAACGCCAACAACCTGTGGTCGGCACTAG